In Terriglobus aquaticus, the genomic window GCTTGGGCGCCGGTCCGTGCGCCAGCACGCGCGCCAGGTTCAGCACCGCGGTGGTGCCGCTGGCGTCATCGTCCGCGCCGTTGTAGATGCTGTCTCCATTCACCGGCTGTGCCGCAACGCCCAGGTGATCCAAATGCGCCGTCAGCAGCACCACCTCGCTCTTCAGCGTGGGATCGCTACCGGGCAGCGTAGCGATCGCGTTCCATGTGCTGGCGCGCGGCACGTCTTCATAGCGGGCAATCCGCTTCTGCGCGCGTTCGCTCAGCGTGACCGGAATCTTCTGCAGAAAGCTGCCGTTGTCTCCCGCACCTTTCAAGCCAAGGGACTCGAAGACGCTGGCGCAATACTGTGCTGCCAGGTGCTCGTCGCGCGTAAGCGATCCGCGGCCATGCATCTCGTCCGCCGCCAGGAAGTCCATGTCCGCATGCACGGTCCGGCTCAGTTCCGCGGTCGGAGCGGGCTTCTTCGCCGCGAACGCAGCGGGCAACCCAGCAGCACAGAACAGCAGCAACGAAGCGACAGGCGAGAGCACACGGGTAGACAAACGCATACCCACAGCCTAAAGGGTCACGGTTCGCGTCAGAACTCGATTCCGCGCTGCGCCAGAATGCCGCGCGTGTAGGCATGCTTCACCTCGCGCATCTCGGTCACCGTGTCGGCCAGTTCCACCAGCGCCGGGTGCGCGTTGCGCCCGGTCAGCATCACGTGCAGCAGCGGCGGCCGGTCGCGCAGCGCTGCGGCCACGGCCTCGGCTTCCAGCATCCCGTAGCTGATGGCGTACAGGATTTCGTCCAGCACCACCACGTCCCACGTGCCAGAGTCGATCTCTCGCACGGCTTCGGCCCAGCCCTCGGCCACCAGCCGCAGGTCCTCCGGATCCGTCTCCGCTCCGCCCACTTTCACAAAACCGCGGCCAAGCTGCCGGATCTGAAATCGCCCGCCAAAGCCCTCACTCACATGCAGCTCGCCGTAATCCCACGAGCCTTTCAGAAACTGCAGCACCAGCACGCGCATGCCACAGCCCAGCGCCCGCATGGCCACGCCCAGCGCAGCCGTCGTCTTGCCCTTGCCCGGACCGGTGTGTATCAGCACCAGCCCCTGTCTCCTGCTCTCCACCGCTTCCATTGCGCTCCTGTTCCCGCCGGTTCCCGGCTATTCGTGGCCCAGGTGGTAAGGATGCCCCGCCAGGATCGTCGTCGCCCGATACACCTGTTCCGCCAGTACCAACCGCGCCAACTCGTGTGGCAGGGTCAGCGGACCCAGCGACAGCAGCATGTCGTTGCCCTGCAATCCGCCCAGCGCCTCCGCGGACCATCCGTCCGCCGGGCCCACCGCAGCAACCAGGCGGCGCACCC contains:
- a CDS encoding M28 family peptidase, with the protein product MRLSTRVLSPVASLLLFCAAGLPAAFAAKKPAPTAELSRTVHADMDFLAADEMHGRGSLTRDEHLAAQYCASVFESLGLKGAGDNGSFLQKIPVTLSERAQKRIARYEDVPRASTWNAIATLPGSDPTLKSEVVLLTAHLDHLGVAAQPVNGDSIYNGADDDASGTTAVLNLARVLAHGPAPKRTVIFALFGSEELGGYGARGFLDHPPVPLTSIVANLEFEMIGRPDPAVPEGTLWLTGYERSNLGPTLAAHGAHLVADPHPDQHFFERSDNIQLARQGTIAQTVSSFGLHKDYHQVSDEIGTIDFTHMVAAIQSMEGPVRWLADTKWKPEWKPGGKPEPTAPRQ
- the cobO gene encoding cob(I)yrinic acid a,c-diamide adenosyltransferase, whose translation is MEAVESRRQGLVLIHTGPGKGKTTAALGVAMRALGCGMRVLVLQFLKGSWDYGELHVSEGFGGRFQIRQLGRGFVKVGGAETDPEDLRLVAEGWAEAVREIDSGTWDVVVLDEILYAISYGMLEAEAVAAALRDRPPLLHVMLTGRNAHPALVELADTVTEMREVKHAYTRGILAQRGIEF